In a genomic window of Passer domesticus isolate bPasDom1 chromosome 3, bPasDom1.hap1, whole genome shotgun sequence:
- the RHAG gene encoding ammonium transporter Rh type A isoform X1, with protein MPPDFDTNMKFKFSILALLLEVIVIILFGIFVDYDSDPSKMLYPYFQDVHVMIFVGFGFLMTFLKKYGFSSVGFNMLIAAFGLQWGILMQGFWHMESGKIYVNIESMINADFSTATALISFGALLGKTSPIQMLILTLLEITMFACNEHLVTKVFKATDVGASMTIHAFGAYFGLAAAFVLYRPGLTNKHDNDESTYHSDMFAMIGTLFLWLFWPSFNSAIAEDQVTAIINTYYSLAACTVVTFALSSLVDKRGKFSMVLIQNATLAGGVAVGTCADLEIHPFSAMFIGVIAGIVSVLGFQFLTPVMASKLKIQDTCGVHNLHGLPGILGGIAGIIVTAIKMESRNGHPLTPAMQAAALGSTLGIAIVGGALTGAILKIPFLGQVSDQNCFDDSAYWEVPEEELVPEIHSSHRDEHSRFEAAM; from the exons ATGCCTCCAGACTTTGACACCAACATGAAGTTCAAGTTCTCGATCCTGGCGCTTCTCCTGGAAGTGATTGTCATTATTTTGTTTGGAATATTTGTGGATTATGACTCAGATCCTTCTAAAATGTTATACCCAT ACTTTCAGGATGTCCATGTGATGATATTTGTTGGATTTGGTTTCCTGATGACTTTTCTGAAGAAATATGGATTCAGCAGCGTTGGTTTCAACATGCTCATTGCTGCCTTTGGTCTCCAGTGGGGAATTCTGATGCAAGGATTTTGGCATATGGAAAGTGGGAAAATTTATGTTAACATCGAAAG caTGATAAACGCAGACTTCAGCACAGCAACTGCTTTGATTTCATTTGGAGCACTCCTGGGGAAAACAAGTCCCATTCAGATGCTTATCCTGACTCTCCTGGAGATCACCATGTTTGCATGCAATGAACACCTAGTTACCAAAGTATTCAAG GCCACAGATGTTGGAGCTTCGATGACTATCCATGCTTTTGGAGCTTATTTTGGTTTGGCTGCAGCTTTCGTCTTGTACCGTCCTGGTCTGACAAACAAACATGATAATGATGAATCCACCTACCACTCAGACATGTTTGCCATGATTG GTACCCTGTTCCTTTGGCTTTTTTGGCCCAGTTTTAACTCTGCCATTGCAGAAGACCAGGTAACAGCCATTATCAACACTTACTACTCCTTGGCTGCCTGTACCGTCGTAACATTCGCCCTCTCCAGCTTGGTGGATAAAAGAGGCAAATTCAGTATG GTTCTCATTCAAAATGCCACCCTGGCAGGAGGAGTGGCCGTGGGTACCTGTGCTGACCTGGAAATCCATCCTTTTTCTGCCATGTTCATTGGGGTCATTGCAGGAATTGTCTCTGTCCTTGGGTTTCAGTTCCTGACT CCTGTGATGGCATCCAAGTTGAAAATTCAAGACACTTGTGGAGTTCACAATTTACATGGTTTACCTGGAATTCTGGGGGGAATTGCTGGCATCATAGTGACTGCGATAAAAATGGAAAGTAG GAATGGTCACCCGCTTACTCCTGCCATGcaggctgctgccctgggaagtACACTTGGAATTGCAATTGTGGGAGGAGCACTCACAG GTGCTATTCTAAAGATCCCCTTCTTGGGACAAGTATCTGACCAGAACTGCTTTGATGACTCTGCTTATTGGGAG GTTCCAGAGGAGGAACTAGTACCTGAAATTCACTCCAGCCACCGTGATGAGCACAGCAGATTTGAAGCTGCCATGTAG
- the RHAG gene encoding ammonium transporter Rh type A isoform X2 has product MIFVGFGFLMTFLKKYGFSSVGFNMLIAAFGLQWGILMQGFWHMESGKIYVNIESMINADFSTATALISFGALLGKTSPIQMLILTLLEITMFACNEHLVTKVFKATDVGASMTIHAFGAYFGLAAAFVLYRPGLTNKHDNDESTYHSDMFAMIGTLFLWLFWPSFNSAIAEDQVTAIINTYYSLAACTVVTFALSSLVDKRGKFSMVLIQNATLAGGVAVGTCADLEIHPFSAMFIGVIAGIVSVLGFQFLTPVMASKLKIQDTCGVHNLHGLPGILGGIAGIIVTAIKMESRNGHPLTPAMQAAALGSTLGIAIVGGALTGAILKIPFLGQVSDQNCFDDSAYWEVPEEELVPEIHSSHRDEHSRFEAAM; this is encoded by the exons ATGATATTTGTTGGATTTGGTTTCCTGATGACTTTTCTGAAGAAATATGGATTCAGCAGCGTTGGTTTCAACATGCTCATTGCTGCCTTTGGTCTCCAGTGGGGAATTCTGATGCAAGGATTTTGGCATATGGAAAGTGGGAAAATTTATGTTAACATCGAAAG caTGATAAACGCAGACTTCAGCACAGCAACTGCTTTGATTTCATTTGGAGCACTCCTGGGGAAAACAAGTCCCATTCAGATGCTTATCCTGACTCTCCTGGAGATCACCATGTTTGCATGCAATGAACACCTAGTTACCAAAGTATTCAAG GCCACAGATGTTGGAGCTTCGATGACTATCCATGCTTTTGGAGCTTATTTTGGTTTGGCTGCAGCTTTCGTCTTGTACCGTCCTGGTCTGACAAACAAACATGATAATGATGAATCCACCTACCACTCAGACATGTTTGCCATGATTG GTACCCTGTTCCTTTGGCTTTTTTGGCCCAGTTTTAACTCTGCCATTGCAGAAGACCAGGTAACAGCCATTATCAACACTTACTACTCCTTGGCTGCCTGTACCGTCGTAACATTCGCCCTCTCCAGCTTGGTGGATAAAAGAGGCAAATTCAGTATG GTTCTCATTCAAAATGCCACCCTGGCAGGAGGAGTGGCCGTGGGTACCTGTGCTGACCTGGAAATCCATCCTTTTTCTGCCATGTTCATTGGGGTCATTGCAGGAATTGTCTCTGTCCTTGGGTTTCAGTTCCTGACT CCTGTGATGGCATCCAAGTTGAAAATTCAAGACACTTGTGGAGTTCACAATTTACATGGTTTACCTGGAATTCTGGGGGGAATTGCTGGCATCATAGTGACTGCGATAAAAATGGAAAGTAG GAATGGTCACCCGCTTACTCCTGCCATGcaggctgctgccctgggaagtACACTTGGAATTGCAATTGTGGGAGGAGCACTCACAG GTGCTATTCTAAAGATCCCCTTCTTGGGACAAGTATCTGACCAGAACTGCTTTGATGACTCTGCTTATTGGGAG GTTCCAGAGGAGGAACTAGTACCTGAAATTCACTCCAGCCACCGTGATGAGCACAGCAGATTTGAAGCTGCCATGTAG